A window of the Pseudomonas furukawaii genome harbors these coding sequences:
- a CDS encoding ABC transporter permease — MSEKLDLGSWVNDVVQHLLDNYSGAFESVGQVVSGFSELIERFLMWPPAWVLIAVFVGLGLWRIGVKFALFTAASLILIVLTGFWEQTVVTLGLTFSSTLISLLLGIPLGIWAAKSERVAVVIRPILDFMQTMPAFVYLIPAAMLFGLGRVPGIIATVIFAMPPAVRLTALGIRQVNKEIVEAGQSFGCTGWQLLYKVQLPNAMPSIMAGVNQTIMMALSMVIIASMVGAGGLGNDVLASIQRLDIGLGFESGMAVVLLAIILDRITESFGTRQASRGRMFGRLGARLQRQQAQ; from the coding sequence ATGAGCGAGAAACTGGATCTGGGTAGCTGGGTCAACGATGTCGTCCAGCACCTTCTGGACAACTACAGCGGTGCCTTCGAAAGTGTCGGCCAGGTGGTCAGCGGCTTCTCCGAGCTGATCGAACGCTTCCTCATGTGGCCGCCGGCCTGGGTGCTGATCGCGGTCTTCGTCGGCCTCGGCCTGTGGCGCATCGGGGTGAAGTTCGCCCTGTTCACCGCCGCCTCCCTGATACTCATCGTGCTCACGGGCTTCTGGGAGCAGACCGTGGTCACCCTCGGCCTGACCTTCTCCTCCACCCTGATCAGCCTGCTGCTGGGGATTCCCCTGGGGATCTGGGCCGCCAAGAGCGAGCGCGTGGCCGTCGTCATCCGCCCGATCCTGGACTTCATGCAGACCATGCCGGCGTTCGTCTACCTGATCCCGGCCGCCATGCTGTTCGGCCTGGGCCGGGTCCCCGGCATCATCGCCACCGTGATCTTCGCCATGCCCCCGGCGGTGCGCCTGACCGCCCTCGGCATCCGCCAGGTGAACAAGGAAATCGTCGAGGCCGGGCAATCCTTCGGCTGCACCGGTTGGCAGCTGCTATACAAGGTGCAGCTGCCCAATGCCATGCCGTCCATCATGGCCGGCGTGAACCAGACCATCATGATGGCGCTGTCCATGGTGATCATCGCCTCGATGGTGGGCGCCGGTGGCCTGGGTAACGACGTGCTCGCCAGTATCCAGCGCCTGGACATCGGCCTGGGCTTCGAGAGCGGCATGGCGGTGGTACTGCTGGCGATCATCCTCGACCGCATCACCGAGAGCTTCGGCACCCGCCAGGCGTCCCGGGGTCGCATGTTCGGCCGGCTCGGCGCCAGATTGCAGCGGCAGCAAGCGCAATAA